One Candidatus Binatia bacterium DNA window includes the following coding sequences:
- the leuD gene encoding 3-isopropylmalate dehydratase small subunit gives MDPFVSLDSLALPFPVDNVDTDVITPLRRILEGTASMVEHAFESLRFAADGTLKPDCALNSARWKGAEILLAGHNFGCGSSRETAVWAVRGMGFRCIIAPSFGDIFRSNCFKNGLLPVVLDASDMATLVEEARGDTKRFRIDLENCCVTAPSGRTFPFDVGTLRREILLEGLDDLALALRRGQAIERFEEADRERRPWVYL, from the coding sequence ATGGATCCGTTCGTCTCCCTTGATAGCCTCGCGCTCCCTTTTCCCGTCGACAACGTAGACACCGATGTCATTACGCCGCTGCGGCGAATTCTCGAGGGCACGGCTTCCATGGTCGAGCACGCGTTCGAGTCGCTGCGATTCGCGGCCGACGGCACGCTCAAGCCGGACTGTGCCCTGAACAGCGCGCGCTGGAAGGGCGCCGAGATTCTACTGGCCGGTCACAATTTTGGCTGCGGAAGTTCGCGAGAGACTGCCGTCTGGGCCGTGCGCGGCATGGGCTTTCGTTGCATCATCGCCCCGAGCTTCGGCGACATCTTCCGTTCCAATTGCTTCAAGAACGGGTTGCTGCCGGTCGTCCTCGACGCCTCGGATATGGCGACGCTGGTAGAGGAGGCGCGGGGGGACACGAAACGGTTCCGGATCGATCTCGAGAATTGTTGCGTGACCGCACCGAGCGGTCGCACCTTCCCCTTCGATGTGGGGACGCTTCGTCGTGAGATTCTCCTGGAAGGTCTCGACGACCTGGCGCTTGCGTTGAGACGCGGCCAGGCGATCGAGCGTTTCGAAGAAGCGGACCGGGAGCGCCGACCCTGGGTCTACCTCTGA